tgtgtactgtagggccctgtattaactctgtgtactgtagggccctgtattaactctgtgtactgtaggaccctgtattaactctgtgtactgtaggaccctgtattaactctgtatactgtaggtgtgggccctgtattaactctgtgtactgtagggccctgtattaactctgtgtactgtagggccctgtattaactctgtgtactgtagggccctgtattaactctgtgtactgtaggaccctgtattaactctgtgtactgtaggtgtgggccctgtattaactctgtgtactgtagggccctgtattaactctgtgtactgtaggtgtgggcCCTGTAttactctgtgtactgtaggaccCTGTATTAAACTCTGTGTACTGTGCGACCCTGTATTagctctgtgtactgtaggtgttaactctgtgtactgtaggtgtggaccctgtattaactctgtgtactgtagggccctgtattaactctgtgtactgtagggccctgtattaactctgtgtactgtaggaccctgtattaactatgtgtactgtaggaccctgtattaactctgtatactgtaggtgtgggccctgtattaactctgtgtactgtagggccaTGTATTAAatctgtgtactgtaggtgtgggccctgtattaactctgtgtactgtaggaccctgtattaactctgtgtactgtgCGACCCTGTATTagctctgtgtactgtaggtgttaactctgtgtactgtaggtgtggaccctgtattaactctgtgtactgtagggccctgtattaactatgtgtactgtagggccctgtattaactctgtgtactgtaggaccctgtattaactatgtgtactgtagggccctgtattaactcggtgtactgtaggaccctgtattaactctgtatactgtaggtgtgggccctgtattaactctgtgtactgtagggccctgtattaactctgtgtactgtagggcccCTGTATTAACTcggtgtactgtaggtgtgggccctgtattaactctgtgtactgtaggaccctgtattaactctgtgtactgtaggtgtgggtcctgtattaactctgtgtactgtagggccctgtattaactctgtgtactgtaggaccctgtattaactctgtatactgtaggtgtggaccctgtattaactctgtgtactgtagggccctgtattaactctgtgtaaTGTAGgaccctgtattaactctgtgtactgtaggtgtgggcCCTGAATTAACTcggtgtactgtaggtgtgggccctgtattaactctgtgtactgtaggggcCTGTATTAACTcggtgtactgtaggtgtgggccctgtattaactctgtgtactgtaggaccctgtattaactctgtgtactgtaggtgtgggccctgtattaactctgtgtactgtaggaccctgtgttaactctgtgtactgtaggtgtgggccctgtattaactcggtgtactgtaggtgtgggccctgtattaactctgtgtactgtagggccctgtattaactctgtgtactgtagagccctgtattaactctgtgtactgtatggccctgtattaactctgtatactgtaggaccctgtattaactctgtgtactgtaggtgtgggccctgtattaactctgtactgtagggccctgtattaactctgtgtactgtagggccctgtattaactctgtgtactgtaggtgtgggccctgtattaactctgtgtactgtaggtgtgggccctgtattaactctgtgtactgtaggtgtgggccctgtattaactctgtgtactgtaggaccctgtattaactctgtgtactgtagggccctgtgttaactctgtgtactgtaggtgtgggcCCTGGCCTCGGCTGCCACCAGTCTAGAACTCAGTCCTGACTCTGACCCTGATGCAGACGCTCCCTGGGCCAGACACCCGTTTGGACGCCACCTGTTGGAGACTCTGTGAGTAGCAGGCAAATATactacactgtatatactgtactaatgtacactgagtgaacaaaacattatgaacacctgctgacatgacatagactgactcaatattaggaaggtgttcttaatgttttgtatactcaattAAAAATAACAACAATTGGACAAAAGATCAGATTTGGCAAAGCCCAGCAGGAACATACCGGACCCGCCAGGAATTCAGTTTgaccagggggtgtcctggtacatcaagctgtctcactacagaaacaggagacaggactagtgtcctgtccagggggtgtcctggtacatcaagatgtctcactacagaaacaggagacagactagtgtcctgtccagggggtgtcctggtacatcaagctgtctcactacagaaacaggagacagactagtgtcctgtccagggggtgtcctggtacatcaagctgtctcactacagaaacaggagacagactagtgtcctgtccagggggtgtcctggtacataaagctgtctcactacagaaacaggagacagactagtgtcctgtccagggggtgtcctgtacatcaagctgtctcactacagaaacaggagacagactagtgtcctgtccagggggtgtcctgtacatcaagatgtttcactacagagatagactagtgtcctgcccagggggtgtcctgtacatcaagctgtctcactacagaaacaggagagagactggtgtcctgtccagggggtgtcctgtacattagccattgtggctgggacAAGGCTACTTACTGTATATACTGGAGGGATTAggacactctgtctgtctctgtcccctcctcccagtCTGATGAGTGATGCCCAGACTCTAGCCATGCTGTGTAGTGTGTTCAggactcctctgtcccctcctcccagtCTGATGAGTGATGTCCAGACTCTAGCCATGCTCTGTAGTGTGTTCAggactcctctgtcccctcctccccagtctagaccactacagtctgatgagTGATGTCCAGACTCTAGCCATGCTGTGTAGTGTGTTCAggactcctctgtcccctcctcccagtCTGATGAGTGATGTCCAGACTCTAGCCATGCTGTGTAGTGTGTTCAggactcctctgtcccctcctcccagtCTGATGAGTGATGTCCAGACTCTAGCCATGCTGTGTAGTGTGTTCAggactcctctgtcccctcctcccagtCTGATGAGTGATGTCCAGACTCTAGCCATGCTGTGTAGTGTGTTCAggactcctctgtcccctcctccccagtctagaccactacagtctgatgagTGATGTCCAGACTCTAGCCATGCTGTGTAGTGTGTTCAGGActtctctgtcccctcctcccagtCTGATGAGTGATGTCCAGACTCTAGCCATGCTGTGTAGTGTGTTCAggactcctctgtcccctcctctcagTCTGATGAGTGATGCCCAGACTCTAGCCATGCTGTGTAGTGTGTTCAggactcctctgtcccctcctcccagtCTGATGAGTGATGTCCAGACTCTAGCCATGCTGTGTAGTGTGTTCAggactcctctgtcccctcctccccagtctagaccactacagtctgatgagTGATGCCCAGACTCTAGCCATGCTGTGTAGTGTGTTCAggactcctctgtcccctcctcccagtCTGATGAGTGATGTCCAGACTCTAGCCATGCTCTGTAGTGTGTTCAggactcctctgtcccctcctccccagtctagaccactacagtctgatgagTGATGTCCAGACTCTAGCCATGCTGTGTAGTGTGTTCAggactcctctgtcccctcctcccagtCTGATGAGTGATGTCCAGACTCTAGCCATGCTGTGTAGTGTGTTCAggactcctctgtcctctcctccccagtctggaccactacagtctgatgagTGATGTCCAGACTCTAGCCATGCTGTGTAGTGTGTTCAggactcctctgtcctctcctcccagtctggaccactacagtctgatgagTGATGTCCAGACTCTAGCCATGCTGTGTAGTGTGTTCAggactcctctgtcctctcctccccagtctggaccactacagtctgatgagTGATGTCCAGACTCTAGCCATGCTGTGTAGTGTGTTCAggactcctctgtcccctcctcccagtCTGATGAGTGATGTCCAGACTCTAGCCATGCTGTGTAGTGTGTTCAggactcctctgtcctctcctccccagtctggaccactacagtctgatgagTGATGTCCAGACTCTAGCCATGCTGTGTAGTGTGTTCAggactcctctgtcccctcctcccagtCTGATGAGTGATGTCCAGACTCTAGCCATGCTGTGTAGTGTGTTCAggactcctctgtcctctcctccccagtctggaccactacagtctgatgagTGATGTCCAGACTCTAGCCATGCTGTGTAGTGTGTTCAggactcctctgtcccctcctcccagtCTGATGAGTGATGTCCAGACTCTAGCCATGCTGTGTAGTGTGTTCAggactcctctgtcctctcctccccagtctggaccactacagtctgatgagTGATGTCCAGACTCTAGCCATGCTGTGTAGTGTGTTCAggactcctctgtcccctcctcccagtCTGATGAGTGATGTCCAGACTCTAGCCATGCTGTGTAGTGTGTTCAggactcctctgtcctctcctccccagtctggaccactacagtctgatgagTGATGTCCAGACTCTAGCCATGCTGTGTAGTGTGTTCAGGACCCAGGGCTGTTCCCAGGACTACTTCTCTCTGTATGGACAGCAACGCTCTTCTCTGTTTCCCCCTCATCACTCCCGATACGTAAGTCAAAGTTTATATCCTCAACGTGGGTAACCTTGGTTACTGTTTTCCCTGGTCTGGCATATGGAGCCATTCCTTTTTctgaaaatgttttttaaatgtattctccctccctccctgcctctcctctcctctcctctcctctcctctcctctcctctcctctcctctcctccagcccagCTACACATCCAGCTCTGTGTCGTCAGGCTCCTGTTACAGCACCTCagactccaccaccaccaccacctggagCATCGGTATGTAACCCGGGATGGAAATAAAAGGCTGTTTATGGTATGACCTCAGTGACCCCAGAAGAGGCCAGCGCCGAGACCCAACTAGCACCCTGTTCActagtacactacatgaccaagagtatgtggacacctgctcatccaacatctcattcaaaaatgatgggcattaatatggagttggtccccccctttgctgctataacagcctccactcttctgggaaggcttcccaccactctactgccaatgtttgtctatggagattgcatggcttgtGTGCGCAATTTTACATACCTGTCAGAAAcgcgtgtggctgaaatagccaaatccactaatatgaaggggtgtccacatactgctgaatgaatagtgcactactttaggtcaGAGCctacaccctaatccctatactGAAGTACACTATTTTTGCCCTAAAGAAGTGTCCTAATCACCAGTCAACTTTCATAACTGTTAGGGAACATGGGAGAGTCATGATTTAATATAACCTGCTacttcctgtggaacatacagtctaacctgctgcttcctgtggaacatacagtctaacctgctgcttcctgttgaacatacagtctaacctgctgcttcctgtggaacatacagtctaacctgctgcttcctgtggaacatacagtctaacctgctgcttcctgtggaacatacagtctaacctgctgcttcctgtggaacatacagtctaacctgctgcttcctgtggaacatacagtctaacctgctgcttcctgtggaacatacagtctaacctgctgcttcctgtggagcatacagtctaacctgctgcttcctgtggaacatacagtctaacctgctgcttcctgtggagcatacagtctaacctgctgcttcctgtggaacatacagtctaatctgctgcttcctgtggaacatacagtctaacctgctgcttcctgtggaacatacagtctaacctgctgcttcctgtggaacatacagtctaacctgctgcttcctgtggatcatacagtctaacctgctgcttcctgtggaacatacagtctaacccgctgcttcctgtggaacatacagtctaacctgctgcttcctgtggagcatacagtctaacctgctgcttcctgtggaacatacagtctaacctgctgcttcctgtggaacatacagtctaacctgctgcttcctgtggaacatacagtctaacctgctgcttcctgtggagcatacagtctaacctgctgcttcctgtggaacatacagtctaacctgctgcttcctgtggaacatacagtctaacctgctgcttcctgtggaacatacattctaacctgctgcttcctgtggaacatacagtctaacctgctgcttcctgtggaacatacagtctaacctgctgcttcctgtggaacatacagtctaacctgctgcttcctgtggaacatacagtctaacctgctgcttcctgtggaacatagtctaacctgctgcttcctgtggaacatacaaTCTAActtgctgcttcctgtggaacatacagtctaatctgctgcttcctgtggaacatacagtctaacctgctgcttcctgtggaacatacagtctaacctgctgcttcctgtggagcatacagtctaacctgctgcttcctgtggaacatacagtctaacctgctgcttcctgtggagcatacagtctaacctgctgcttcctgtggaacatacagtctaacctgctgcttcctgtggaacatacagtctaacctgttgcttcctgtggaacatacagtctaacctgctgcttcctgtggaacatacagtctaacctgctgcttcctgtggaacatacagtctaacctgctgcttcctgtggaacatacagtctaacctgctgcttcctgtggaacatacagtctaacctgctgcttcctgtggaacatacagtctaacctgctgcttcctgtggaacatacagtctaacctgctgcttcctgtggaacatacagtctaatctgctgcttcctgtggaacatacagtctaacctgctgcttcctgtggaacatacagtctaacctgctgcttcctgtggaacatacagtctaacctgctgcttcctgtggaacatacagtctaacctgctgcttcctgtggaacatacagtctaacctgctgcttcctgttgaacatacagtctaacctgctgcttcctgtggaacatacagtctaacctgctgcttcctgtggaacatacagtctaatctgctgcttcctgtggaacatacagtctaacctgctgcttcctgtggaacatacagtctaacctgctgcttcctgtggaacatacagtctaacctgctgcttcctgtggaacatacagtctaacctgctgcttcctgtggaacatacagtctaacctgctgcttcctgtggaacatacagtctaatctgctgcttcctgtggaacatacagtctaacctgctgcttcctgtggaacatacagtctaacctgctgcttcctgtggaacatacagtctaacctgatgcttcctgtggaacatacagtctaacctgctgcttcctgtggaacatacagtctaacctgctgcttcctgtggaacatacagtctaacctgctgcttcctgtggaagatacagtctaacctgctgcttcctgtggaacatacagtctaacctgctgcttcctgtggaacatacagtctaacctgctgcttcctgttgaacatacagtctaacctgctgcttcctgtggaacatacagtctaacctgctgcttcctgtggaacatacagtctaacctgctgcttcctgttgaACATACAGTCATatctgctgcttcctgtggaacatacagtctaacctgctgcttcctgtggaacatacagtctaacctgctgcttcctgtggaacatacagtctaacctgctgcttcctgtggaacatacagtctaacctgctgcttcctgtggaacatacagtctaacctgctgcttcctgtggaacatacagtctaacctgctaATATTCTCCATAGATACCCAGTGTCAATGACATGTAGCCATCTGTGTAAAAGGAGATCTGTCTATTTCATTAGGTCGAGATCCGGAGCACGTCCCTCCCTTGGGGGAGTCCTCGCCTGACGACTATCGCTACGCCAACCAGATGTACACAGACCCccgcgagcgagagagagaacaacacgACATGAATAAAAGGTCACTGAGTCGAGTCCAGAATTAGACGttagaaaaacacacataaacaaagaCAACCCAATGTTTCTTCATAGACATACACGAGAAACAACAGAGAGGCTGATGTCTGCGTCAGAATGGACCAACATGTCGGCCATCTTACCTAGGACCGGTTCTGAACCAGCACCAATAGGAACATGGGGCAGTCTCTTATCTGTTCTAGATctccggttctctctctctctctaccctctcaggCTGCTGGACCCAGCCAACACCATGCAGTTTGATGACTTTAAGAAGTGTTACGGGGAGATCCTCCATCGATGGGGGCTGAAGGACAAGAGAGCCGAGGTCCTCAAGTTTACATCCTGTCCTCCTGAACCTCACAAAGGCATCGGTGAGTCTCCTAGATAGATGGTATACCAGGGCGAGTCTCCTAGATAGATAGTATACCAGGGTGAGTCTCCTAGATAGATGGTATACCAGGGTGAGTCTCCTAGATAGATGGTATACCAGGGTGAGTCTCCTAGATAGATAGTATACCAGGGTGAGTCTCCTAGATAGATGGTATACCAGGGTGAGTCTCCTAGATAGATGGTGAGTCTCCTAGATAGATAGTATCCCAGGGTGAGTCTCCTAGATAGATGGTGAGTCTCCTAGATAGATAGTATCCCAGGGTGAGTCTCTTAGATAGATGGTGAGTCTCCTAGATAGATGGTATCCCAGGGTGAGTCTCCTAGATAGATAGTATCCCAGGGTGAGTCTCCTAGATAGATAGTATCCCAGGGTGAGTCTCCTAGATAGATGGTGAGTCTCCTAGATAGATGGTATCCCAGGGTGAGTCTCCTAGATAGATAGTATCCCAGGGTGAGTCTCCTAGATAGATGGTGAGTCTCCTAGATAGATGGTATCCCAGGGTGAGTCTCCTAGATAGATGGTGAGTCTCCTAGATAGATGGTATACCAGGGTGAGTCTCCTAGATCGATATTATACCAGGGTGAGTCTCCTAGATCGATATTATACCAGGGTGAGTCTCCTAGATAGATAGTATACCAGGGTGAGTCTCCTAGATAGATGGTATACCAGGGTGAGTCTCCTAGATCTATATTATACCAGGGTGAGTCTCCTAGATAGATAGTATACCAGGGCGAGTCTCCGAGATAGATGGTATACCAGGGTGAGTCTCCGAGATAGATGGTATACCAGGGTGAGTCTCCTAGATAGATGGTGAGTCTCCTAGATAGATGGTTTCCCAGGGTGAGTCTCCTAGATAGATGGTATACCAGGGTGAGTCTCCTAGATAGATGGTATACCAGGGTGAGTCTCCTAGATAGATTGTATCCCAGGGTGAGTATCCTAGATAGATGGTATCCCAGGGTGAGTCTCCTAGATATATAGTATACCAGGGTGAGTCTCCTAGATAGATGGTATACCAGGGTGAGTCTCCTAGATAGATAGTACTATAACTCTGTAAtgtacctctcagatagagaggaagggccccattcaaccctctgtaatatacctctcagatagagaggaagggccccattcaaccctctgtaatatacctgtcagatagagaggaagggccccattcaaccctctgtaatatacctgtcagatagagaggaagggccccattcaaccctctgtaatatacctgtcagatagagaggaagggccccattcaaccctctgtaatatacctgtcagatagagaggaagggccccattcaaccctctgtaatatacctgtcagatagagaggaagggccccattcaaccctctgtaatatacctgtcagatagagaggaagggccccattcaaccctctgtaatatacctgtcagatagagaggaagggccccattcaaccctctgtaatatacctctcagatagagaggaagggccccattcaaccctctgtaatatacctctcagatagagaggaagggccccattcaaccctctgtaatatacctgtcagatagagaggaagggccccattcaaccctctgtaatatacctctcagatagagaggaagggccccattcaaccctctgtaatatacctctcagatagagaggaagggccccattcaaccctctgtaatatacctctcagatggagaggaagggccccattcaaccctctgtaatatacctctcagatagagaggaagggccccattcaaccctctgtaatatacctgtcagatagagaggaagggccccattcaaccctctgtaatatacctctcagatagagaggaagggccccattcaaccctctgtaatatacctctcagatagagaggaagggccccattcaaccctctgtaatatacctctcagatagagaggaagggccccattcaaccctctgtaatatacctgtcagatagagaggaagggccccattcaaccctctgtaatatacctctcagatagagaggaagggccccattcaaccctctgtaatatacctctcagatagagaggaagggccccattcaaccctctgtaatatacctctcagatagagaggaagggccccattcaaccctctgtaatgtacctctcagatagagaggaagggccccattcaaccctctgtaatatacctctcagatagagaggaagggccccattcaaccctctgtaatatacctctcagatagagaggaagggccccattcaaccctctgtaatatacctgtcagatagagaggaagggccccattcaaccctctgtaatatacctgtcagatagagaggaagggccccattcaaccctctgtaatatacctctcagatagagaggaaggg
This sequence is a window from Oncorhynchus mykiss isolate Arlee unplaced genomic scaffold, USDA_OmykA_1.1 un_scaffold_708, whole genome shotgun sequence. Protein-coding genes within it:
- the LOC118961913 gene encoding GATOR complex protein WDR59-like (The sequence of the model RefSeq protein was modified relative to this genomic sequence to represent the inferred CDS: added 120 bases not found in genome assembly) encodes the protein MPPLARPPPPISVLWLVHSISTNQKPPQSGLRRWSIHDCPKSRRFKTKREGADYGNRPVKLAGKIIIQEISCLLPVHKALGETYSLNVNDIQDTCQKNAAAALVVGRRDVAKVWALASAATSLELSPDSDPDADAPWARHPFGRHLLETLLDHYSLMSDVQTLAMLCSVFRTQGCSQDYFSLYGQQRSSLFPPHHSRYPSYTSSSVSSGSCYSTSDSTTTTTWSIGRDPEHVPPLGESSPDDYRYANQMYTDPREREREQHDMNKRLLDPANTMQFDDFKKCYGEILHRWGLKDKRAEVLKFTSCPPEPHKGIEFGVYCCHCRSQVRGTQCAVCKRFTFQCAICHVAVRGSSNFCLSCGHGGHTSHMMEWFRTQDECPTGCGCHCLLQSTF